Within the Pseudomonadota bacterium genome, the region GGCGGGTGCTCGAGATCCCGATCCTCGCGGACGCCGCGATCGAGCAGGGAGAGCAGGCGGCCGCCGTCGACGGAGAGCACCTGGCCGGTGACGAACCGGGCGCCGGCGAGGTAGGCCACCGCGCCGGCGACGTCCTCGGGCGAACCCGTCCGCCCGAGCGGGATCCCCCCGGCGACGCGCGCCTTGAGCGGTTCCGGGTAGCGCGCCGGGAAGAGGACGGCGCCAGGGCACACGGCGTTGACGCGGATGCCCAGCCCCGCGAGCTCGAGCGCCTTGCGGGCCGTCAGCGAGAGCACGGTCTTCTTGGTCGTGGAGTACGCCTTGTAGCCTTTGAACGGCACGATCCCAGCGACGTCGGCGATGTTCACGATCGCCCCGCCGGTCGCGGCGAGGTGGGGGATCGCCGCGTCGACGAGCATCGCGGGGACGTCCGTGTTCAGGACCTTCATGCGCGCGAGCTCGACGAGCGGCGCCGCATCGTCGACGAACAGCGCGGCGCTGTTGACGACGAGATCGAGGCGGCCGAGCGCCCGGACGACCTCCTCGACGAGCCGCCGCGGGGCGCCCGGTTGCGTGAGATCGAATCGAAACGGCGTCGCGGAGCCGTGGAGCGAGGCGATCTCCTCGACCAGCGCCTGCGCCTCGGCCGCCGAGGCATGGTGATGGACGGCGAGCCGGTACCCGCCCGCGGCGAGCCGGAGCGACACGGCGCGGCCGACGCGTACGGCGCCGCCGGTCACGAGCGCGACGCGGGAGCCGCCTTCGGGGTTGTTTGTCTCCATCACCGCCCAAACCGGGTATAAAGGACTGTGATGTTCTACACGCGAAGCGGGCGCGGTCCCACCAAAAAGCTCGTGGTGATGCTCGTGTGCGGCGCCGCGCTGCTGTCGC harbors:
- a CDS encoding SDR family oxidoreductase, whose product is METNNPEGGSRVALVTGGAVRVGRAVSLRLAAGGYRLAVHHHASAAEAQALVEEIASLHGSATPFRFDLTQPGAPRRLVEEVVRALGRLDLVVNSAALFVDDAAPLVELARMKVLNTDVPAMLVDAAIPHLAATGGAIVNIADVAGIVPFKGYKAYSTTKKTVLSLTARKALELAGLGIRVNAVCPGAVLFPARYPEPLKARVAGGIPLGRTGSPEDVAGAVAYLAGARFVTGQVLSVDGGRLLSLLDRGVREDRDLEHPPSSNDFN